From Streptomyces sp. Edi4, one genomic window encodes:
- a CDS encoding acetyl-CoA C-acetyltransferase produces MSGTTGTTSVIVAGARTPMGRLLGSLKSFSGADLGGFAIKAALDRAGIGGDQVQYVIMGQVLTAGAGQIPARQAAVKAGIPMSVPALTVNKVCLSGLDAIALADQLIRAGEFEIVVAGGQESMTNAPHVLPGSREGFKYGAIEMLDSMAHDGLTDPFDHVPMGEATERHNVHLGIARAEQDEVGAASHQRAAAAQKNGVFEAEITPIEIPQRKGDPVLFAKDEGIRADTTVASLAKLRPAFAKDGTITAGTASQISDGAAAVVVMSKAKAEELGLEWIAEIGAHGNVAGPDSSLHSQPSNAIKHAVAKEGITVGDLDLIEINEAFGAVAVQSMKDLGVSLEKVNVNGGAIALGHPIGMSGARLVLHLALELKRRGGGVGAAALCGGGGQGDALIVRVPGK; encoded by the coding sequence ATGTCTGGAACGACCGGTACCACCTCAGTGATCGTCGCGGGCGCCCGTACGCCCATGGGCCGCCTCCTCGGCTCCCTCAAGTCCTTCTCCGGCGCCGACCTCGGCGGCTTCGCCATCAAGGCGGCCCTGGACCGGGCCGGCATCGGCGGCGACCAGGTGCAGTACGTGATCATGGGGCAGGTGCTCACCGCAGGCGCCGGCCAGATCCCCGCGCGCCAGGCCGCGGTCAAGGCCGGCATCCCGATGAGCGTGCCCGCCCTCACCGTCAACAAGGTGTGCCTTTCGGGCCTGGACGCGATCGCGCTGGCCGACCAGCTGATCCGCGCCGGTGAGTTCGAGATCGTGGTGGCCGGCGGCCAGGAGTCCATGACCAACGCCCCGCACGTGCTGCCGGGGTCCCGTGAGGGCTTCAAGTACGGCGCGATCGAGATGCTGGACTCGATGGCGCACGACGGCCTGACCGACCCCTTCGACCACGTTCCGATGGGCGAGGCGACCGAGCGGCACAACGTCCACCTCGGCATCGCCCGCGCCGAGCAGGACGAGGTCGGCGCCGCCTCCCACCAGCGCGCCGCGGCCGCCCAGAAGAACGGCGTCTTCGAGGCCGAGATCACCCCCATCGAGATCCCGCAGCGCAAGGGCGACCCGGTCCTGTTCGCCAAGGACGAGGGCATCCGCGCGGACACGACCGTCGCCTCGCTCGCCAAGCTGCGCCCGGCCTTCGCCAAGGACGGCACCATCACGGCCGGCACCGCCTCACAGATCTCCGACGGCGCGGCCGCGGTGGTCGTGATGTCCAAGGCCAAGGCCGAGGAACTGGGCCTTGAGTGGATCGCCGAGATCGGCGCCCACGGCAATGTGGCGGGCCCCGACAGCTCGCTCCACTCGCAGCCCTCGAACGCGATCAAGCACGCGGTCGCCAAGGAGGGCATCACGGTCGGCGACCTCGACCTGATCGAGATCAACGAGGCCTTCGGCGCGGTCGCCGTGCAGTCAATGAAGGACCTCGGAGTGTCCCTGGAAAAGGTGAATGTCAACGGCGGCGCGATCGCGCTCGGCCACCCGATCGGCATGTCGGGCGCCCGCCTGGTGCTGCACCTCGCTCTCGAACTGAAGCGGCGCGGCGGCGGTGTGGGCGCGGCCGCGCTGTGCGGCGGCGGCGGCCAGGGCGACGCGCTGATCGTGCGCGTCCCGGGCAAGTAG
- the meaB gene encoding methylmalonyl Co-A mutase-associated GTPase MeaB has translation MVDVPQLVAQAREGRPRAVARLISLVEGASPQLREVMAALAPLAGNAYVVGLTGSPGVGKSTSTSALVTAYRRAGKRVGVLAVDPSSPFSGGALLGDRVRMSDHASDPGVYIRSMATRGHLGGLAWAAPQAIRVLDAAGCEVILVETVGVGQSEVEIASQADTSVVLLAPGMGDGIQAAKAGILEIGDVYVVNKADRDGADATARELNHMLGLGEARGPGDWRPPIVKTVAARAEGVEEVVEALEKHHAWMAEHGVLGERRRARAAREVETIAVTALRERIGSLHGDRRLDALAQRIVDGELDPYAAADELVASLTETA, from the coding sequence ATGGTGGACGTCCCCCAGCTGGTGGCCCAGGCGCGAGAGGGCAGGCCCCGGGCCGTCGCCCGGCTGATCTCGCTGGTCGAGGGGGCGTCCCCACAGCTGCGCGAGGTGATGGCGGCGCTGGCCCCGCTCGCCGGCAACGCGTACGTGGTGGGCCTGACCGGATCGCCCGGTGTCGGCAAGTCGACGTCCACCTCGGCGCTGGTGACCGCCTACCGCAGGGCGGGCAAGCGGGTCGGCGTGCTCGCGGTCGACCCCTCGTCGCCCTTCTCCGGCGGCGCCCTGCTCGGTGACCGGGTCCGGATGTCCGACCACGCGTCCGACCCCGGCGTCTACATCCGCTCGATGGCCACCCGTGGCCATCTGGGCGGGCTCGCGTGGGCCGCGCCGCAGGCGATCCGGGTCCTGGACGCGGCCGGGTGCGAGGTGATCCTCGTCGAGACGGTGGGCGTCGGGCAGTCCGAGGTCGAGATCGCCTCGCAGGCCGACACCTCGGTGGTGCTGCTCGCGCCCGGCATGGGCGACGGCATCCAGGCGGCCAAGGCCGGCATCCTGGAGATCGGCGACGTGTACGTGGTCAACAAGGCGGACCGGGACGGCGCGGACGCCACCGCGCGCGAGCTCAACCACATGCTGGGCCTCGGCGAAGCGCGCGGCCCCGGCGACTGGCGCCCGCCCATCGTCAAGACGGTGGCGGCCCGCGCCGAGGGCGTCGAGGAGGTCGTGGAGGCCCTGGAGAAGCACCACGCGTGGATGGCCGAGCACGGCGTTCTCGGTGAGCGCCGCAGGGCCCGTGCGGCCCGCGAGGTCGAGACCATCGCGGTCACCGCCCTGCGCGAGCGCATCGGATCCCTCCACGGCGACCGGCGTCTTGACGCGCTGGCCCAGCGCATCGTCGACGGCGAACTCGACCCGTACGCGGCCGCCGACGAACTCGTGGCGAGCCTCACCGAGACCGCCTGA
- a CDS encoding MarR family transcriptional regulator — translation METETATNWLSDDEQCAWRTYLDVNRMLTYQMEKDLQPFGLTNNDYEILVNLSESADKRMRMSDLAAATLQSKSRLSHQITRMETAGLVRRENCESDRRGLFAVLTEQGTQTMEKVAPHHVASVRRHFIDLLSGEALADLRESLTPVAEHLRGHRGKL, via the coding sequence ATGGAGACCGAGACGGCCACGAACTGGCTGAGCGACGACGAGCAGTGCGCCTGGCGCACCTATCTGGACGTCAACAGGATGCTGACGTACCAGATGGAGAAGGATCTCCAGCCGTTCGGCCTGACCAACAACGACTACGAGATCCTGGTGAACCTCTCGGAGTCGGCGGACAAGCGGATGCGGATGAGCGACCTCGCGGCGGCCACCCTCCAGTCCAAGAGCCGTCTCTCGCACCAGATCACCCGCATGGAGACCGCCGGCCTGGTGCGGCGCGAGAACTGTGAGTCGGACCGGCGCGGGCTCTTCGCCGTCCTGACCGAGCAGGGCACACAGACCATGGAGAAGGTCGCCCCGCACCATGTGGCGTCCGTGCGGCGCCACTTCATCGACCTGCTGTCCGGCGAAGCGCTCGCGGATCTACGCGAGTCACTGACGCCGGTCGCCGAGCACCTGCGCGGGCACCGCGGCAAGCTCTGA
- a CDS encoding AIM24 family protein, producing the protein MNAPVIFDPYSLPSDDNVNKYTFCVELKSSQWFLQKGKMIAYYGRIEFNGIGHGRLDRLLRTSFHSPLHAADWVVADGSGKMLLADRAFDVNSYDLDDGNLTIRSGNLLAYQPSLALKQSIVPGFLTLIGTGKFVAASNGPVVFMEPPIRVDPQALVGWADCPSPCHHYDHGYMTGVLGGIRSLTGLGGTSGEEHQFEFVGAGTVLLQSTEVLMAEQATGQVDAEPGVPGGGQGGHGPGAAGPRLPGQLGDLQRRFGL; encoded by the coding sequence GTGAACGCCCCGGTGATCTTCGACCCGTACTCCCTGCCCAGCGACGACAACGTCAACAAGTACACGTTCTGCGTGGAGCTCAAATCGAGCCAGTGGTTCCTCCAGAAGGGCAAGATGATCGCCTACTACGGGCGGATCGAGTTCAACGGCATCGGCCACGGCCGGCTAGACCGGCTGCTGCGCACGAGCTTCCACTCGCCGCTGCACGCGGCCGACTGGGTGGTGGCCGACGGCAGCGGAAAGATGCTGCTCGCCGACCGCGCCTTCGATGTGAACAGCTACGACCTGGACGACGGCAATCTGACCATCCGCTCCGGCAACCTCCTGGCCTACCAGCCCTCGCTCGCGCTCAAGCAGTCGATCGTGCCCGGCTTCCTGACGCTGATCGGCACCGGCAAGTTCGTGGCCGCCTCCAACGGGCCCGTCGTCTTCATGGAGCCGCCGATCCGGGTGGACCCGCAGGCGCTGGTCGGCTGGGCGGACTGCCCATCGCCCTGCCACCACTACGACCACGGGTACATGACCGGCGTCCTGGGCGGAATCCGGTCACTGACCGGGCTCGGCGGCACCTCGGGCGAGGAGCACCAATTCGAGTTCGTGGGGGCCGGTACGGTCCTGTTGCAGTCCACCGAAGTGCTCATGGCGGAGCAGGCGACCGGGCAGGTCGACGCGGAGCCGGGCGTGCCCGGTGGCGGCCAGGGCGGGCACGGGCCGGGCGCGGCGGGACCGCGCCTTCCCGGCCAGCTGGGGGACCTGCAACGTCGCTTCGGCCTGTGA
- a CDS encoding AIM24 family protein encodes MPFREINSKMVEATVLPGQKMYSQRGAMLAYKGEVSFTPNIQGGQGGLMSMIGRRVANEATPLMTVDGSGTVMFGHGGHHIQVINLQGDTLYVEADRLLAFDGTLQQGTMFLGSQGGVMGMVRGQVSGQGLFTTTLKGHGAVAVMAHGGVIELPITPQRPVHVDPQAYVAHHGDVRNKLSTALGWRDMVGRGSGEAFQLELSGQGAVYVQASEEKL; translated from the coding sequence ATGCCGTTCCGCGAGATCAACTCCAAGATGGTCGAGGCGACGGTGCTGCCCGGCCAGAAGATGTACAGCCAGCGCGGTGCGATGCTCGCCTACAAGGGCGAGGTGTCCTTCACGCCCAACATCCAGGGCGGCCAGGGCGGCCTGATGTCGATGATCGGCCGGCGGGTGGCCAACGAGGCGACGCCTCTGATGACCGTCGACGGCAGCGGCACGGTGATGTTCGGCCACGGCGGCCACCACATCCAGGTCATCAACCTCCAGGGCGACACCCTGTACGTCGAGGCCGACCGGCTGCTCGCCTTCGACGGCACCCTCCAGCAGGGCACGATGTTCCTGGGCTCGCAGGGCGGCGTCATGGGCATGGTGCGCGGCCAGGTGAGCGGCCAGGGCCTGTTCACCACCACCCTCAAGGGACACGGCGCGGTCGCGGTGATGGCCCACGGCGGCGTGATCGAGCTGCCGATCACCCCCCAGCGTCCGGTCCACGTGGACCCGCAGGCCTACGTCGCCCACCACGGCGACGTACGCAACAAACTCTCGACCGCGCTCGGCTGGCGCGACATGGTGGGCCGGGGCTCCGGCGAGGCCTTCCAGCTCGAACTGTCCGGCCAGGGCGCGGTGTACGTGCAGGCCTCGGAGGAGAAGCTGTGA
- a CDS encoding AIM24 family protein — protein sequence MFRLQGSKVLAVDMTGDAVKAKNGSMVAYDGQMAFKKMTGGGEGLRGMVTRRLTGEQMTVMEVKGHGTCFFADRASEINLVSLQGDKLYVEASNLLATDAGLRTGTTFTGLRGASQGNGLFTTTIEGHGQAAIMSDGPAVVLRVSAQYPLCVDPGAYIAHQGNLRQHFQSGVTFRTFMGEGSGEAFQIRFEGEGLVYVQPSERNTIGGDV from the coding sequence ATGTTCCGGCTCCAGGGCAGCAAGGTGCTCGCCGTCGACATGACGGGCGACGCCGTCAAGGCGAAGAACGGCTCGATGGTCGCCTATGACGGCCAGATGGCGTTCAAGAAGATGACCGGCGGCGGTGAGGGTCTGCGCGGCATGGTGACCCGCCGCCTCACCGGCGAGCAGATGACCGTGATGGAGGTGAAGGGGCACGGCACGTGCTTCTTCGCCGACCGCGCGAGCGAGATCAACCTCGTCAGCCTCCAGGGCGACAAGCTCTACGTCGAGGCGAGCAATCTGCTCGCCACCGACGCGGGCCTTCGCACCGGCACGACCTTCACCGGCCTGCGCGGCGCGAGCCAGGGCAACGGCCTGTTCACCACGACGATCGAGGGCCACGGCCAGGCCGCGATCATGTCGGACGGGCCCGCCGTGGTGCTGCGGGTCAGCGCCCAGTACCCGCTCTGCGTCGACCCGGGCGCCTACATCGCGCACCAGGGGAACCTGCGCCAGCACTTCCAGTCCGGGGTGACCTTCCGCACCTTCATGGGTGAGGGCTCGGGCGAGGCCTTCCAGATCCGGTTCGAGGGCGAGGGCCTGGTGTACGTGCAGCCGAGCGAGCGCAACACGATCGGCGGTGACGTCTGA
- a CDS encoding DUF3817 domain-containing protein has product MDLKTASALHRLRLISLPEAISFPILLVCSVLKRTTSFDGVMVMGMVHGILFTLYVLFWLDAWNRTKWSARTGILYFVLAVLPFGGFFAERKIRRELDDAVIATRARKEGVVNA; this is encoded by the coding sequence GTGGACCTCAAGACAGCCTCCGCCCTGCACCGCCTCCGACTGATCTCGCTCCCGGAGGCCATCTCGTTCCCGATCCTGCTGGTCTGCTCCGTGCTCAAGCGCACCACGTCCTTCGACGGGGTGATGGTGATGGGCATGGTCCACGGCATCCTGTTCACCCTGTACGTGCTCTTCTGGCTCGACGCCTGGAACCGCACCAAGTGGTCCGCCAGGACCGGCATCCTCTACTTCGTGCTCGCCGTCCTGCCCTTCGGCGGGTTCTTCGCCGAGCGCAAGATCCGGCGTGAGCTGGACGACGCGGTGATCGCCACCCGCGCCCGCAAGGAAGGCGTGGTCAACGCGTGA
- a CDS encoding MTH1187 family thiamine-binding protein, with amino-acid sequence MIVAFSVSPLGAGEDVGEYVADAVRVVRESGLPNRTDAMFTSIEGEWDEVMDVVKRAVAAVEARSNRVSLVLKADIRPGVTDGLTSKVETVERHLSAE; translated from the coding sequence GTGATCGTCGCCTTCTCCGTCAGCCCGCTCGGGGCCGGCGAGGACGTGGGGGAGTACGTGGCCGACGCGGTGCGCGTCGTGCGTGAGTCCGGCCTGCCCAACCGCACCGATGCCATGTTCACCTCCATCGAGGGCGAGTGGGACGAGGTCATGGACGTCGTCAAGCGCGCCGTCGCCGCCGTCGAGGCCCGTTCGAACCGGGTCTCCCTCGTCCTGAAGGCGGACATCCGCCCCGGCGTCACCGACGGCCTGACCTCCAAGGTCGAGACGGTGGAGCGCCACCTGTCCGCCGAGTAG
- a CDS encoding cellulose synthase catalytic subunit has protein sequence MRPEGYEYDTHSRLAGPLTEPGAKPYRVQYRSLLSREPHRIRAVLLMTLAPILTGLLLVYLVWPSHWVEREGGDRWLVDLDITMLVSIGLIELFMVTNVASVAHATLVARDPVPVTPEEGTRVAFLTTYVPGKEPISMVRATLEAAVRLTHTGPLDIWLLDEGDDEQAKALCAELGVRHFTRKGVPEWNRAKGAHRARTKHGNYNAWLARHGGRYDFFASVDTDHAPLPNFLERMMGYFRDPDVAFVVGPQVYGNYDSPVTKAAESQQFLFHALIQRAGNRYQAPMFVGTNNVVRISALRQIGGLYDSITEDMATGFELHRHKNPSTGHHWRSVYTPDVLAVGEGPASWTDFFTQQMRWSRGTYETLVKQYWKAPLTMPPGRLLSYTLMLVYYPMTAINWLLGIVSCVLFLWFGASGTEVTASVWLMLYSDAAALQIGLYLWNRRHNVSPHEPEGSGGLAGMGMSALSAPIYLKSLGSAVLRTRGRFVVTPKGGRASPDRLWTFRIHLFWAGVLAASLIASVHFRHTHAAMRTWAVLALCIALAPAAIWAWTSRRERAGTRAAEPAARQQPGGEAEPAVATTTGGN, from the coding sequence GTGCGCCCCGAGGGCTACGAATACGACACCCACAGCCGACTGGCAGGACCGCTCACGGAGCCGGGCGCCAAGCCCTACCGGGTGCAGTACCGCAGCCTGCTCTCCCGGGAGCCGCACCGCATACGCGCCGTCCTGCTGATGACCCTGGCGCCGATACTCACCGGCCTGCTGCTCGTCTACCTCGTGTGGCCCAGCCACTGGGTCGAGCGCGAGGGCGGCGACCGCTGGCTCGTGGACCTCGACATCACCATGCTCGTCTCGATCGGTCTGATCGAGCTCTTCATGGTCACCAATGTCGCCTCGGTCGCCCACGCCACGCTGGTGGCCCGCGACCCCGTCCCCGTCACGCCCGAGGAGGGCACCCGGGTCGCCTTCCTCACCACGTACGTGCCGGGCAAGGAACCCATATCCATGGTGCGGGCCACCCTGGAGGCGGCCGTCCGGCTCACCCACACCGGGCCCCTGGACATCTGGCTCCTGGACGAGGGTGACGACGAACAGGCCAAGGCGCTCTGCGCGGAACTGGGTGTACGCCACTTCACCCGCAAGGGCGTCCCCGAGTGGAACCGCGCCAAGGGCGCCCACCGGGCCCGCACCAAACACGGCAATTACAACGCCTGGCTCGCCCGGCACGGCGGCCGCTACGACTTCTTCGCCTCCGTCGACACCGACCACGCCCCGCTCCCCAACTTCCTTGAACGGATGATGGGTTACTTCCGCGACCCCGACGTCGCCTTCGTCGTGGGACCGCAGGTCTACGGGAACTACGACTCGCCCGTCACCAAGGCCGCCGAGTCCCAGCAGTTCCTCTTCCACGCGCTGATCCAGCGGGCCGGCAACCGCTACCAGGCGCCCATGTTCGTCGGCACCAACAACGTGGTGCGCATCTCGGCGCTGCGCCAGATCGGCGGCCTGTACGACTCGATCACCGAGGACATGGCCACCGGCTTCGAACTGCACCGGCACAAGAACCCGAGCACCGGCCACCACTGGCGCTCCGTGTACACCCCGGACGTGCTGGCCGTCGGCGAGGGCCCGGCCTCCTGGACCGACTTCTTCACCCAGCAGATGCGATGGTCGCGCGGCACCTACGAGACGCTGGTCAAGCAGTACTGGAAGGCGCCCCTGACCATGCCGCCCGGCCGGCTGCTCTCGTACACCCTGATGCTCGTCTACTACCCCATGACGGCCATCAACTGGCTCCTTGGCATTGTCAGTTGCGTACTCTTCCTCTGGTTCGGCGCGTCCGGGACCGAGGTCACGGCCTCCGTCTGGCTGATGCTCTACAGCGACGCCGCCGCCCTCCAGATCGGCCTGTATCTGTGGAACCGGCGGCACAACGTCTCGCCGCACGAACCCGAGGGCTCCGGCGGACTCGCCGGCATGGGCATGTCGGCGCTCTCCGCGCCCATCTACCTCAAGTCGCTCGGCTCGGCCGTGCTGCGCACGCGCGGGCGGTTCGTCGTCACCCCCAAGGGCGGCCGCGCCAGCCCCGACCGGCTGTGGACGTTCCGGATCCACCTGTTCTGGGCGGGGGTCCTCGCCGCGTCCCTGATCGCCTCCGTCCACTTCCGCCACACGCACGCCGCCATGCGCACCTGGGCCGTGCTCGCCCTGTGCATCGCGCTCGCGCCGGCCGCGATCTGGGCCTGGACGTCACGGCGCGAGCGAGCGGGGACCCGCGCGGCCGAGCCGGCCGCGCGACAGCAGCCCGGCGGCGAGGCCGAACCCGCCGTCGCCACGACGACCGGAGGGAACTGA
- a CDS encoding galactose oxidase early set domain-containing protein: protein MAYRPSKRMKKTLFGGGAVVVLAGLNAPAALSFATDQYHAYKISQPGYMRKYGAWHDAEIPKEYRTNAIHAALLHTGKVLIIAGSGNKQDHFDAGTFDTVLWNPKDNTFKKIHTPEDFFCGGHAQLPDGKLLVAGGTARYEVLDGQVKRAGGGMRVKNEDPNKTVTLKKGTKFRSPAGVEYVSKFDVTVPRAKREFEVSYYASGQMKPWKTKTTAAEARVFVEAVAEGPRSVATDRAQYEVEGLTGKDADNVYGLAEKITLDKQDYQGIRAAYEFDPKAEKYVPVTPMKEARWYPTLTTLKDGRVLAVSGLDDVGVILAGNNEIYDPKTKKWSPGPFRYFPTYPSLFLTKGGKLFYSGANSGYGPANKGREPGLWDVEKNTFTKIGGLNAADQLETASSLLLPPAQDQRFMLLGGGGIGESKKATPRTAVVDLNQDNPVFKSGPELPQGTRYLNSVLMPDDSVFTTGGSSDYRGRGGSNIFRAQFYDPKANAFREAADPTIGRNYHSEALLLPDGRVATFGSDSLFSDKNNTKLGKFEQRMEIYTPPYLYRDKNKRPALGDGPESVAAGGRATYRTDHPERVVKARLMRPSAVTHTTDVEQRSIELGLTKDKGAVTVTVPEDRALVPPGWYMVFVTDQEGTPSEAKWLRVD from the coding sequence ATGGCCTACCGGCCTTCGAAACGGATGAAGAAGACCCTGTTCGGCGGTGGCGCCGTCGTAGTCCTGGCGGGTCTCAACGCGCCCGCCGCGCTCTCCTTCGCCACCGACCAGTACCACGCGTACAAGATCTCCCAGCCCGGGTACATGCGGAAGTACGGCGCCTGGCACGACGCCGAGATCCCCAAGGAGTACCGCACCAACGCCATTCACGCGGCCCTCCTGCACACCGGCAAGGTGCTGATCATCGCGGGCTCGGGCAACAAGCAGGACCACTTCGACGCGGGCACCTTCGACACCGTGCTGTGGAACCCGAAGGACAACACCTTCAAGAAGATCCACACCCCCGAGGACTTCTTCTGCGGCGGCCACGCCCAGCTCCCGGACGGCAAGCTCCTGGTGGCCGGCGGCACCGCGCGCTACGAAGTCCTCGACGGCCAGGTGAAGCGGGCCGGCGGCGGCATGCGGGTCAAGAACGAGGACCCGAACAAGACCGTCACCCTCAAGAAGGGCACGAAGTTCCGCTCACCCGCGGGCGTCGAGTACGTGTCGAAATTCGACGTCACGGTGCCCCGCGCCAAGCGCGAGTTCGAGGTCTCGTACTACGCGAGCGGGCAGATGAAGCCCTGGAAGACGAAGACCACCGCCGCCGAGGCGCGGGTCTTCGTCGAGGCGGTCGCCGAGGGCCCCCGGTCGGTCGCCACCGACCGCGCCCAGTACGAGGTCGAGGGCCTGACGGGCAAGGACGCCGACAACGTGTACGGGCTCGCCGAGAAGATCACCCTGGACAAGCAGGACTACCAGGGGATCAGAGCGGCCTACGAGTTCGACCCGAAGGCCGAGAAGTACGTGCCCGTCACCCCGATGAAGGAGGCCCGCTGGTACCCGACGCTCACCACGCTCAAGGACGGCCGGGTGCTCGCCGTCTCCGGGCTCGACGACGTGGGCGTCATCCTCGCGGGCAACAACGAGATCTACGACCCGAAGACCAAGAAGTGGTCCCCCGGCCCCTTCCGCTACTTCCCGACCTACCCCTCGCTCTTCCTGACCAAGGGCGGCAAGCTCTTCTACTCGGGTGCCAACTCCGGGTACGGGCCGGCCAACAAGGGCCGCGAGCCGGGTCTGTGGGACGTCGAGAAGAACACCTTCACCAAGATCGGCGGCCTGAACGCGGCCGACCAGCTGGAGACCGCGAGCTCCCTGCTGCTGCCGCCCGCGCAGGACCAGCGGTTCATGCTGCTGGGCGGCGGCGGCATCGGCGAATCCAAGAAGGCCACCCCGCGCACCGCCGTGGTGGACCTCAACCAGGACAACCCCGTCTTCAAGTCCGGCCCCGAACTCCCGCAGGGAACGCGGTACTTGAACAGCGTGCTGATGCCGGACGACTCCGTCTTCACCACCGGCGGCTCCTCCGACTACCGGGGCAGGGGCGGCTCCAACATCTTCCGCGCCCAGTTCTACGACCCCAAGGCGAACGCCTTCCGCGAGGCCGCGGACCCCACCATCGGCCGCAACTACCACTCCGAGGCGCTGCTGCTTCCCGACGGCCGGGTCGCCACCTTCGGCTCCGACTCGCTCTTCAGCGACAAGAACAACACCAAGCTCGGCAAGTTCGAGCAGCGCATGGAGATCTACACCCCGCCCTACCTCTACCGCGACAAGAACAAGCGTCCCGCGCTCGGCGACGGCCCCGAGTCGGTGGCGGCGGGCGGCAGGGCCACCTACCGCACCGACCACCCCGAACGCGTGGTCAAGGCCCGCCTGATGCGGCCGAGCGCGGTGACCCACACCACGGACGTGGAGCAGCGCTCGATCGAACTGGGCCTGACCAAGGACAAGGGCGCGGTCACCGTGACCGTCCCCGAGGACCGGGCGCTGGTGCCGCCCGGCTGGTACATGGTCTTCGTGACCGACCAGGAGGGCACCCCGTCCGAGGCGAAGTGGCTCCGCGTGGACTGA
- a CDS encoding glycoside hydrolase family 6 protein: MSRYRVPHTAVLRTALLKYAVLKSVAPLAAVLLTALTGCSSGAAPGGAPPARVRSHTPPAPAPGSPFWVDPESDAARQIKLWQGQGRTADAQALRRIAERPVATWPAGDDPVPRIRKAVAGAAEEKRTALFVAYDIPHRDCGKYSAGGAEGAEGYRAWTERFAEAVGNAPAVIVLEPDAVAHMVDGCTTPDHHAERYQLLDEAIETFKKLPRTKVYLDAGNPSWIPDPAGLVEPLRRAGVDKADGFALNVSNFQTDAAVRAYGAKVSQELGGKHFVMDTSRNGEGPLSDGRDQAWCNPPGRSLGAPPTLSTGDPLVDAFLWIKRPGDSDGPCRGGPSAGTWWPEYALGLAKRARF; encoded by the coding sequence ATGTCCCGGTACCGCGTCCCGCACACCGCCGTCCTCAGGACCGCCCTCCTCAAGTACGCCGTCCTCAAGTCCGTCGCCCCGCTGGCCGCCGTGCTGCTCACCGCCCTCACCGGGTGCTCGTCCGGCGCCGCACCCGGCGGGGCCCCGCCGGCCCGAGTCCGCTCGCACACCCCGCCCGCCCCCGCCCCCGGTTCCCCCTTCTGGGTGGACCCCGAGAGTGACGCCGCGCGGCAGATCAAGCTCTGGCAGGGGCAGGGCCGTACCGCCGACGCCCAGGCCCTGCGGCGGATCGCCGAGCGGCCGGTCGCCACCTGGCCCGCCGGGGACGACCCTGTGCCGCGCATCCGCAAGGCCGTCGCCGGGGCCGCCGAGGAGAAGCGGACCGCGCTGTTCGTGGCGTACGACATCCCGCACCGCGACTGCGGCAAGTACTCGGCGGGCGGCGCGGAGGGCGCCGAGGGCTACCGCGCCTGGACCGAACGGTTCGCCGAGGCGGTGGGGAACGCTCCGGCCGTGATCGTCCTCGAACCCGACGCGGTCGCCCACATGGTCGACGGATGCACCACGCCCGACCACCACGCCGAGCGCTACCAGCTCCTGGACGAGGCGATCGAGACGTTCAAGAAGCTCCCGCGCACCAAGGTCTATCTGGACGCGGGGAACCCGTCCTGGATCCCCGACCCCGCCGGCCTGGTGGAGCCGCTGCGGCGGGCCGGCGTCGACAAGGCGGACGGCTTCGCCCTGAACGTCTCCAACTTCCAGACCGACGCGGCCGTACGGGCGTACGGGGCGAAGGTCTCCCAGGAGCTCGGCGGCAAGCACTTCGTCATGGACACCAGCCGCAATGGCGAGGGACCCCTGTCCGACGGCCGCGACCAGGCCTGGTGCAACCCGCCCGGCCGCTCCCTCGGCGCTCCCCCGACCCTCAGCACGGGTGACCCGCTCGTGGACGCGTTCTTGTGGATCAAACGGCCGGGCGACTCGGACGGACCCTGCCGCGGGGGCCCGTCCGCCGGGACCTGGTGGCCGGAGTACGCGCTCGGGCTCGCCAAGCGCGCCCGGTTCTGA